A genome region from Coraliomargarita parva includes the following:
- the add gene encoding adenosine deaminase has product MSQDLHELIDKLPKTELHLHIEGGAMYPEFALELAEKNKVPLPFEDLDSAREFYKFESLDHFIHILRTTVATLCDAEDYCRAVSIIGERAARQNIHYHELMVSPGLRPDVPLQEVFAGMAAGRELNRKRFGVETRFVLDIDRTKPADFGLNLVETGAAWCERAGIIAVGLDCQENGFPPALHKAAYARAAELGFRRAGHAGEDGPAAYMWEGIRECGFERIDHGVRAVEDPALVRYLAEHRIPLTVCPLSNLQLRVFPEMPAHTIETLRQAGVLVTINSDDPPMFDCDMVDDFKAVVDCFKLDAAAVVELARNGFEASFMEPAEKATALREFDLAATELLG; this is encoded by the coding sequence ATGTCCCAAGACCTACACGAGCTAATTGATAAACTGCCCAAGACGGAACTCCACCTTCATATTGAGGGCGGCGCGATGTATCCTGAATTTGCGCTCGAACTGGCAGAGAAAAACAAGGTGCCGCTGCCTTTCGAGGATTTGGATTCGGCCCGCGAGTTCTACAAGTTTGAGAGCCTCGACCACTTCATCCATATCCTCCGTACAACGGTGGCGACGCTCTGCGATGCGGAAGACTACTGCCGGGCGGTTTCGATTATCGGTGAACGCGCGGCCCGACAGAACATTCATTACCACGAACTGATGGTCTCCCCGGGGCTACGTCCTGATGTCCCGCTGCAGGAAGTGTTTGCGGGGATGGCTGCGGGCCGTGAACTCAATCGCAAACGGTTCGGTGTCGAGACCCGCTTTGTGCTGGATATCGATCGAACCAAACCGGCGGATTTTGGACTGAACCTGGTGGAGACGGGAGCGGCCTGGTGTGAGCGGGCCGGGATCATTGCGGTCGGTTTGGATTGTCAGGAAAATGGCTTTCCGCCGGCTTTGCACAAGGCTGCCTATGCGCGCGCCGCGGAGCTCGGTTTCCGGCGCGCGGGCCATGCCGGCGAGGATGGTCCGGCCGCCTACATGTGGGAAGGCATCCGCGAATGCGGCTTTGAACGGATCGACCACGGGGTGCGTGCGGTGGAAGACCCTGCCTTGGTCCGCTATCTGGCGGAGCATCGAATTCCGCTGACGGTTTGCCCCTTGAGCAATTTGCAGCTCCGGGTCTTTCCCGAGATGCCGGCACACACGATCGAGACCTTGAGGCAAGCCGGTGTGCTCGTGACGATCAATTCGGATGATCCGCCGATGTTCGACTGCGACATGGTTGACGATTTCAAAGCCGTGGTGGATTGCTTCAAGCTCGATGCCGCTGCCGTGGTGGAGCTGGCGCGGAATGGCTTCGAAGCCAGCTTCATGGAACCCGCTGAAAAGGCGACTGCACTTCGGGAGTTCGACCTCGCAGCAACTGAATTGCTGGGATAG
- a CDS encoding ABC transporter ATP-binding protein gives MSDLLAVSDLRIAFHSKGAANEVVKGISFSVDSGGKTVAILGESGSGKSVTCLSLTRLLPAPPTCTVSGKILFNGRDVLAMKKEELRSIRGGGIAYIFQEPSASLNPVFTVGHQIAEAVKLHRPDIKDVKARVVELLELVGIRDAAKRYKAYPHEMSGGMQQRVMIAMALACEPKLLVADEPTTALDVTIQAQIMDLLRELREKLGMSIVLITHNFGIVKGFADEVIVMFRGDIVEQGPVDSVLENPQHPYTKALIACIPKLGVKQHRLTTIEKEMAAVQE, from the coding sequence ATGTCCGATCTACTTGCAGTTTCCGACCTACGTATCGCCTTCCACTCGAAGGGAGCCGCCAATGAGGTCGTCAAGGGAATCAGTTTTTCGGTCGACTCGGGTGGTAAGACCGTCGCGATCTTGGGGGAAAGCGGTAGCGGCAAGAGCGTGACCTGTCTTTCCCTCACGCGTTTGTTGCCGGCGCCGCCCACTTGCACGGTCAGTGGCAAGATCCTGTTCAACGGCAGGGATGTGCTGGCCATGAAAAAGGAGGAACTCCGCTCCATTCGAGGTGGCGGTATTGCCTATATTTTCCAGGAGCCTTCGGCTTCCTTGAATCCTGTATTTACTGTGGGACACCAGATTGCCGAAGCGGTCAAATTACACCGTCCGGACATCAAGGATGTGAAAGCGCGGGTCGTGGAACTGCTGGAGCTGGTCGGGATCCGTGACGCGGCCAAGCGCTACAAGGCCTACCCGCACGAAATGAGCGGTGGCATGCAGCAGCGCGTCATGATTGCCATGGCGCTGGCCTGCGAACCGAAGCTGCTGGTGGCCGATGAACCGACGACCGCACTCGACGTGACCATTCAGGCGCAGATCATGGACCTGCTGCGCGAGCTGCGTGAAAAGCTTGGCATGAGTATCGTCCTGATCACCCACAATTTCGGCATCGTCAAAGGTTTCGCCGACGAGGTCATCGTCATGTTCCGCGGCGATATTGTGGAGCAGGGACCGGTCGACTCGGTACTCGAAAACCCGCAGCACCCCTATACCAAGGCTCTGATCGCCTGCATTCCCAAGCTCGGCGTGAAGCAGCACCGTCTCACTACGATCGAGAAGGAAATGGCGGCCGTGCAGGAATAG
- a CDS encoding ABC transporter permease subunit, producing MFAFIVRRLLSLIPLLLAVSLLVSLLMYLSPGDFLTQARAAKDISPEIIRQQEQQLGLVDEAGDPTPWFVRYGHWLANVSPVKYGPWVGQDDKGLHLGAPYFGESWTYKVEVLTLLKQRVPATFLLSLSSILFAWCVAIPLGVLAAIYKDSIFDRLAAFLAYAALSIPEFFLAILAVYFASVTGIFPEGGRSSVESEFYPAALKLADYAYHLILPTIVLGIGSVAGMMRIMRANFIDYMQAEFATTARAKGLRERVVMFKHVLRNAINPLITSFGYAFASLLSGALLVENVMNYPGLGQLIYDALIREDQYVVMAGVVVGVVMLVLGNLLADLLLAWSDPRIRLEGGGARASKAGKSWLLWVIVLGVILFEILLESFAPGLLQSIWVVLKYLGLLLVALLAVACVTLVGYVVFNLFKNLIGQILRRPLGASALAVLVLLYGAALFAPFFAPYPITKQNLSYAFHPPSTYTWKDGRLQVELYEKQELGSPVYVPSGETVPLRFFAKCEPYKFLGFIPMERKFLQLESDDPDARVYLLGSDDTGRDIFSRLLYGSRISLSIGFIGISITMIIGFLVGSLAGYFGGTVDFVAMRVVELLMSIPGLYLLLALRSALISPDMSPAQVYTIIVVILSVIGWAGAARIIRGMTASIRNRTFVTAAESMGQSAPKILIKHILPNLASYLLVAATLSIPGYILAEAALSFLGLGISEPSTSWGLMLKQSQGNMIVFFMNFWWMLTPGFAIFITVIAFNVLGDVLRDIVDPKMQTR from the coding sequence ATGTTTGCCTTTATTGTCCGCCGACTCCTTTCGCTTATACCGCTCTTGCTGGCGGTGAGTTTGCTGGTCTCTCTGCTCATGTACCTGTCTCCGGGCGACTTCCTGACGCAGGCCCGGGCCGCCAAGGATATTTCTCCTGAGATCATCCGGCAGCAGGAGCAGCAGCTGGGGTTGGTCGACGAGGCGGGCGACCCGACGCCCTGGTTTGTCCGCTACGGACACTGGTTGGCCAATGTCTCGCCCGTCAAGTACGGCCCCTGGGTGGGGCAGGACGACAAGGGCCTGCATCTCGGTGCCCCTTACTTCGGGGAGTCCTGGACCTATAAGGTCGAGGTGCTCACTCTGCTCAAGCAACGGGTGCCGGCAACCTTTCTGCTCTCCCTAAGCTCCATCCTCTTTGCCTGGTGCGTAGCGATCCCGCTCGGGGTCTTGGCCGCTATCTACAAAGACTCGATCTTCGACAGACTCGCTGCCTTTCTGGCCTATGCCGCGCTTTCGATCCCCGAGTTCTTCCTTGCGATTCTGGCTGTGTACTTTGCTTCGGTTACCGGTATTTTTCCGGAAGGGGGACGGTCCTCGGTGGAAAGCGAGTTTTATCCGGCTGCACTGAAGCTGGCCGATTATGCCTACCACCTCATTCTTCCGACCATCGTTTTGGGGATCGGTAGCGTGGCCGGAATGATGCGGATCATGCGGGCGAATTTCATCGATTACATGCAGGCGGAGTTTGCCACCACCGCGCGGGCGAAGGGGCTGAGGGAGCGGGTTGTGATGTTCAAGCATGTACTTCGCAATGCGATCAATCCGCTGATTACTTCATTCGGCTATGCTTTCGCCAGCTTGCTGTCCGGTGCGCTCCTGGTCGAGAATGTGATGAACTACCCTGGCTTGGGGCAGTTGATCTATGACGCACTCATCCGTGAAGACCAGTATGTGGTCATGGCGGGCGTGGTCGTGGGCGTCGTTATGCTGGTGCTGGGGAATTTGCTGGCCGACCTGCTGCTGGCTTGGAGCGATCCGCGCATCCGTTTGGAGGGAGGCGGCGCCCGTGCCTCAAAGGCGGGCAAGTCCTGGCTCCTTTGGGTGATCGTACTGGGGGTGATTCTTTTTGAGATTCTACTGGAGTCGTTCGCCCCGGGCCTGCTGCAAAGCATCTGGGTGGTGCTGAAGTATCTCGGACTTCTGCTCGTGGCCCTGTTGGCGGTCGCCTGTGTGACCCTGGTCGGCTATGTGGTCTTCAATTTGTTTAAGAATTTGATCGGGCAGATCCTGCGCCGGCCTTTGGGTGCGTCCGCGCTGGCGGTTCTCGTGCTGCTCTATGGCGCGGCATTGTTCGCCCCGTTTTTCGCGCCTTATCCGATCACCAAACAAAACCTGTCGTACGCCTTTCACCCACCGAGCACTTATACATGGAAGGACGGGCGCTTGCAGGTGGAACTCTACGAGAAGCAAGAGCTTGGCTCGCCGGTCTATGTACCGTCCGGAGAGACGGTGCCATTACGCTTTTTCGCCAAGTGTGAGCCATACAAGTTTCTGGGATTCATCCCCATGGAGCGGAAGTTCTTACAGTTGGAAAGCGATGATCCAGATGCACGGGTCTATCTGCTCGGTTCCGATGATACCGGTCGTGATATTTTCAGCCGCTTGCTTTACGGCTCGCGCATCTCGCTCTCGATCGGATTTATTGGTATCTCGATCACCATGATCATTGGATTCCTCGTGGGCTCTCTTGCCGGTTATTTTGGCGGTACGGTGGACTTCGTCGCCATGCGTGTGGTGGAATTGCTCATGTCGATCCCAGGCTTGTACTTGTTGCTGGCCTTGCGTTCTGCCCTCATCAGCCCGGATATGTCGCCGGCTCAGGTTTACACGATCATCGTGGTGATTCTATCCGTGATTGGGTGGGCCGGAGCGGCGCGCATCATCCGGGGCATGACGGCATCGATCCGGAATCGTACCTTTGTCACGGCGGCGGAAAGTATGGGGCAGTCCGCCCCGAAGATACTGATCAAGCACATCCTTCCAAACCTTGCGAGTTATCTGCTCGTGGCGGCGACGCTTTCCATTCCCGGGTACATCCTCGCGGAAGCCGCTCTCAGCTTTTTGGGGCTCGGTATTTCCGAGCCGTCCACCTCATGGGGACTCATGCTCAAGCAGTCGCAGGGCAACATGATCGTGTTCTTCATGAACTTCTGGTGGATGCTGACCCCCGGCTTCGCCATTTTCATCACGGTGATCGCCTTCAATGTCTTGGGAGATGTGCTCCGTGATATCGTCGACCCGAAAATGCAGACGCGGTGA